Genomic segment of Caproiciproducens sp. NJN-50:
CCTGAATTTCGGGCACACGTTCGGCCACGCGCTGGAAAAGCTTCACGGCTACAAGGGCCTGACGCACGGCGAAGCGGTCGGGATCGGCATGGTCATGATGTGCCGCTGCTCAGAGGCCGCCGGCCTGACCGAGCCGGGGACGGCGGGGAAAATCGCCTCCGCGCTCCGGACGTACGGTCTGCCGGTTTCGGATCAAATGGAGCCGAACCGTATCGCGGAAGCCACCCGCCTGGACAAAAAGAGCCGCGGAGGCAGCATCAATCTGGTCCTCCTCCGGAAAATCGGCGAAAGTTTTCTGCACCCGGTTCCCCGCGGGGAACTCGGACGGTTCCTGGAGGCGCTGTCATGAGCCTCATACGGTGCTCCCCCGCCGTCCTGTCCGGCCGGGTGCGGGTCCCGATTTCCAAAAGCGCGGCGCACCGCGCGATGATCGGCGCTTTCCTCGCGGGCGCGCCGGACCCGCTTCCCGCGGGCGAAACCGTCAGCGAGGACCTGACTGCGACCCGCTCGGCGCTCGCGGCCCTGTTTGCCGCGGAGCGGAACGGGGAACCGGCGCTCGCCGACTGTGGGGAATCCGGCTCCACGCTGCGGTTCCTGATCCCGGTCGCCGCGGCGCTCGGGACCCCGGCGGTTTTTTCCGGCCGCGGGCGGCTGCCGCAGCGGCCGCTCGGCGTTTACCTCGACTGCCTGCCCCGCCACGGGACGGCATGCGAAAGCGCCGGCGGGCTTCCCCTGAGCGTCTCCGGCAAACTGCAACCGGGCACCTACTTTCTGCCCGGAAATGTAAGCTCCCAGTTTATCACGGGGCTCATGCTCGCCCTGCCGCTTCTGGACGGGGACAGCGAGATCCGCCTGACCTCCCCGCTGGAATCCGCCGGATACACGGATATGACGATTGAGATCCTGAAGGGCTATGGGATCGAAATATTTCCGGCTGAAGCGGGCTGGAACGTGCCGGGGACGCAGGAATTCCGCCCTTCCGGAGCCGGCATCGAGCGCGACTGGTCGCAGGCCGCGTTCTTCCTCGCGGCGGGGGCACTTGGAGGGCAGGTGGAACTTCCCGGGCTGCGGCCCGATTCCACCCAGGGCGACCGGGCTGCGGAAGAGCTGTTCCGCCGGTTCGGCGCGCGGCTCTCCTGGAACGGCGGCGTGCTGAGCGCCGGGCCGGGCGAGCTGCGCGGAATCGAGATCGACGCTTCCCAGATTCCGGATCTCGTGCCCGTTCTCGCCGTCACCGCAGCGGCGGCCCGGGGCCGCACCGTCATTCGGAACGCCGGGCGGCTGCGGCTCAAAGAGAGCAACCGGCTTGCCGCAATGGCGGACGGACTCCGCGTTCTCGGCGCACAGGTCCGGGAAACGGAGGACGGTCTGGTGATCGACGGCGCCGGCCGTCTGCGCGGCGGGACAGTGGAAGGCCGGGACGACCACCGCATCGTGATGGCGATGGCGGTCGCCGCGCTTGTTTCGGACGGGGACGTCACCGTGACGGACGCCGGAAGCATCCGGAAAAGCTACCCGGATTTTTTCCGGGACTACAATCTGTTGGGAGGAAAAGCGTATGATCTGGGGTGATCGGGTCCGGCTGACGGTCTTCGGAGAAAGCCACGGTCCGGCAATCGGCGCCGTTCTGGAGGGGCTTCCCGCGGGAGAGCCGGTAGACCTGGACGAAATCAGCGCGCAGATGGCCCGGCGCGCGCCGGGGCGGGACGCTTCCGCCACTCCCCGAAAGGAGGCGGACGCGCCCGGAATCCTGAGCGGGCTGCTGGAAAACCGGACGACCGGCGCGCCGCTGTGCGCAGTCATCGAAAATGCCGATACCCGCTCCGGCGATTATGAAGACCTCCGGAATGTCCCTCGCCCGGGTCACGCGGATTTCACGGCGAATATCCGCTACGGCGGGTTTAACGACGTGCGCGGCGGCGGGCATTTTTCGGGCCGCCTGACCGCGCCGCTGGTGTTCGCCGGGGCGGTCTGCCGGCAGATCCTCCGGCGCCGTGGAATCGCGATCGGCGGGCACGTCCTGTCCGTCCACGGCGTTTCCGACACGCCGTTCGACCCGGCGGATATCCCCGTCTCCCTTTTGGACCGCCTCTCTTCCCTTTACTTTCCCACCATCGACCCGAAGGCGGAAACCGCCATGCGCGCGGAAATCGAGGCCGCCCGGCAAAGGCTGGACAGCGTCGGCGGCGTGGTGGAATGCGCCGCGGCGGGAATCCCAGCCGGAGCGGGCGGGCCGCTCTCCGACGGGACGGAATCCCTATTCTCCTCGATCCTGTTCGGCATCCCCGCCTGCAAGGGAGTGGAGTTCGGCGCCGGTTTTGCTTCCGCCGCCCTGTTCGGCAGCGAGAACAACGATCCGTTTGTGTTCGACGATGCCGGGAACGTAAGGACCGAAACCAACCACTCGGGAGGCATTCTCGGCGGCATCACGACCGGAATGCCCGTCGTTTTCCGCGCCGCGTTCAAGCCGACCCCCTCCATCGGCCTGCCCCAGCGGAGCGTGAACCTGAAAACGGGCCTGACGGAAGAATCGGCGGTAAAGGGACGGCACGACCCATGCATCGTGCCCCGCGCGGTTCCCGCAGTGGAAGCCGCCGCCGCGCTCGCCGTGATCAATCTTTTGCCGTAATAATGATAATCCAGAGAAAGGTCGCTGTCATGGAACTGGAAGAATTGAGAAAACAAATCGACGGAATCGACGACGGGATTCTGGAGCTTTTCCTCCGCCGGATGGAATGCGCAAAACAGGTTGCCGAAGTGAAGCGCCAAAAGGACCTGCCGATCTTCAACGAGGCGCGCGAGCAGAAAATCCTGGATGATATCTCCCGCAAGGCCGGGGAATCCGGCGGGCAGGCCCGCATTCTGTACGCCAATCTGATGGCGATGAGCAGAGAAGTCCAACACCGCGCGCTCGGCAGCGGGGATTCTCTGCGCCGTTCGGTGGGAAACGCTTTTCATCCGACGGAGAAACCCCGCATCGTAGCGTGCCTGGGACAGAAGGGCTCCTACTCCCACGAGGCGGCGGCCCGTCTTTTCTACGAGGCGGAACCGGTCTTCTTTTCCGACTTTCCGTCGATCTTCGCATCCGTCGATCGCGGGACCGCCAGCCTCGGCGTGCTGCCCGTGGAAAATTCCACGGCGGGTTCCGTCAATGAAGTCTACGACCTCATTTTGAAATACCGTTTTTCAATCGTCGCCGCCGTAAGCCTTCCGGTGAGGCACTGTCTTGCCTCGCGGGAAACGGAATCGGGCCGCGTCCGCGTCGCGTATTCCCACCCGCAGGCGCTGCGCCAGTGCGCGGGATATCTGCAGGAACACGGGATTCCCGGCCGGGAGTGCTCCAGCACGGCGGAAGCCGCGGCCCGCGCGGTAAGGGAAAGCGGGGCGGCGGCGATTTGCTCGGAGCACGCGGCGGCCGACTTCCGTCTGAATCTTCTGGAGCGGAACATCCAGGACAGCGACGGCAACCGGACGCGCTTTATCGCCATCGGGCGCAGTCTGCTGATTCCGCCGAAGGCGGACAAAATCAGCCTGTGTTTCGCCGTACCGCACCGCATCGGCACGCTCTGCTCGGTGCTGGCCCGCTTTGCCGCCGCCGGCCTCAATCTGACTAAAATCGAATCCCGTCCGATTCCGGGAAGGAATTTCGAATACGATTTTTATCTCGATTTTTCCGGTTCCGCCGCGGATGCGAAAACCCTTGACCTGCTCTGCGCCCTGTCGGAGGAACTGCCGCGCTTTTCCTTCCTCGGGAATTATGTCGAGACAGAATAGCGGCGCCGCAACTTTACTTTTCCCGGCCTGAAGTCAAAAACAACGTGACAATTTGTTTCTTTTTTCCAGATGGTACATCAGCCCAAAATTATCTTAGAGAAAATTATTATTCTATTTCATGATATGATATAAATTATTGAATTTCAATAATTTCAGCATGTAAACCTAGATACGCTTGACAGGAAACGACCTGCCGGCAAA
This window contains:
- a CDS encoding bifunctional chorismate mutase/prephenate dehydratase, whose amino-acid sequence is MELEELRKQIDGIDDGILELFLRRMECAKQVAEVKRQKDLPIFNEAREQKILDDISRKAGESGGQARILYANLMAMSREVQHRALGSGDSLRRSVGNAFHPTEKPRIVACLGQKGSYSHEAAARLFYEAEPVFFSDFPSIFASVDRGTASLGVLPVENSTAGSVNEVYDLILKYRFSIVAAVSLPVRHCLASRETESGRVRVAYSHPQALRQCAGYLQEHGIPGRECSSTAEAAARAVRESGAAAICSEHAAADFRLNLLERNIQDSDGNRTRFIAIGRSLLIPPKADKISLCFAVPHRIGTLCSVLARFAAAGLNLTKIESRPIPGRNFEYDFYLDFSGSAADAKTLDLLCALSEELPRFSFLGNYVETE
- the aroC gene encoding chorismate synthase; amino-acid sequence: MIWGDRVRLTVFGESHGPAIGAVLEGLPAGEPVDLDEISAQMARRAPGRDASATPRKEADAPGILSGLLENRTTGAPLCAVIENADTRSGDYEDLRNVPRPGHADFTANIRYGGFNDVRGGGHFSGRLTAPLVFAGAVCRQILRRRGIAIGGHVLSVHGVSDTPFDPADIPVSLLDRLSSLYFPTIDPKAETAMRAEIEAARQRLDSVGGVVECAAAGIPAGAGGPLSDGTESLFSSILFGIPACKGVEFGAGFASAALFGSENNDPFVFDDAGNVRTETNHSGGILGGITTGMPVVFRAAFKPTPSIGLPQRSVNLKTGLTEESAVKGRHDPCIVPRAVPAVEAAAALAVINLLP
- the aroA gene encoding 3-phosphoshikimate 1-carboxyvinyltransferase; the encoded protein is MSLIRCSPAVLSGRVRVPISKSAAHRAMIGAFLAGAPDPLPAGETVSEDLTATRSALAALFAAERNGEPALADCGESGSTLRFLIPVAAALGTPAVFSGRGRLPQRPLGVYLDCLPRHGTACESAGGLPLSVSGKLQPGTYFLPGNVSSQFITGLMLALPLLDGDSEIRLTSPLESAGYTDMTIEILKGYGIEIFPAEAGWNVPGTQEFRPSGAGIERDWSQAAFFLAAGALGGQVELPGLRPDSTQGDRAAEELFRRFGARLSWNGGVLSAGPGELRGIEIDASQIPDLVPVLAVTAAAARGRTVIRNAGRLRLKESNRLAAMADGLRVLGAQVRETEDGLVIDGAGRLRGGTVEGRDDHRIVMAMAVAALVSDGDVTVTDAGSIRKSYPDFFRDYNLLGGKAYDLG